The Rosa chinensis cultivar Old Blush chromosome 7, RchiOBHm-V2, whole genome shotgun sequence DNA segment CGTGAACAGGGTAAAACTTCCCTAGAACAAGAAAGATCTGGGGCTGCTTCTGGTGTTGCTCCAGACGGTAGTCCTTGCAATATTAAAATATCAGAAAGTCTGAAGGATGAGAGCAGCAGTAGCCGCAATTCAGACAACAATGTCAAAGGTCATACATCCATGGACTGTCAGGAGGAACCTGGCTTGGTTCTGAAACAAGAGAAAGTTAAGGGCATTGAAGTGAGCCGTCCCCTCAAGGGTGCAAATAATCCAGTGAAGAGGAAGATGGATCAGCATAATGAAGCAAAGCTGGGAAAGAAACGTAGTAGACAGACAATGTTCCTTAATTTGGAAGATGTTAAGCAAGCTGGTCCTATCAAAAGTTCAACACCAAGAAGACAGTCCATCCCTGCAGCTGTTACAACTCGCACTATGAAGGAGGTTCGCACAATTTCTCCACCTTCAGTTCCTCCACCTACTGATCGCATAGGAGAAAAGCAGTCACAACCAATAATCAAGGACCAGAAACATCCTGATGTTCTATGCAGTGAAGGAGGACTTGCTGGGGATTCTAGTGAATCTAAAGCTGAATGTAATGGGGATGTTAATCATGCAGCAGCTAGGCTGAAAAGGCAAAATGGTGATACTGACTCATCTGCAGAGGTCTTACCGCCTATTCCGAGACAGAGTTCATGGAAGCAGCCCACAGATATGAGGCTCCCAAAGAATTCACAGGTTGCTAATAGGAAGCCAGTCACTCAAAGCTCCATGGATTCCAAGTTGGGGAACAAAAAGCTTATTCCTGCCAAGAAGCAAATGACAGTCAGTAACATGTACCAAGACACATCAGTAGAGCGTCTTATACGGGAGGTTACCAATGAAAAGTTCTGGCATAATCCAGGTAcaaagtttttttgttttgttttttacttATTATAGTTTTCGGTTACTGTAAAAGTGCATGTTCAATACCATTGACTAGTTTTTAGTGATTGGTTGGCCAATATTGTCACTCTTAGGAACTTTGTTCTATCTGTGTTGACAACTTTCCTGGTTTTTTTATGCCAGTGCTCCATGGCCCTCCAATTGTTACATTATGAGACATATAGCACACAAAAGACTTGGAAAGGTGATGACAATTATAGCGTGAAATCGAGATTCTGATTAACACATTTCATTGACTTTCTCAATTTCACTTTGTAATTCTTATCACCATCATATGCCATCTTGTGTGCAAATGTTCTCATAGTATAATCTGTTTTGGGGGCAATGGGAGAGGAGATAAACTTTCTACTTTTCATCTCCTTTTGGTATAGTTTTGCACCTTTTTTGTTGAGTTTGTGTTCCTTGTCAAAATGTGGAATTTTGGTAATTGTAATTTTCCTTGTTAGCTTTAAAAGAAGTAAAAAGTTGATATTGTATTACTCAGGCCCACAAATTAGTGGAGGGGGATCTCTACAGCTTCATGTGGTGGGTGTCCAATCATCTGGAAAGCCTATTTGGAGAATATTGCTTTTGTACTGAATTGTTGTTATTGAGCAAAGATACACTGATTTCTGAGCTAATAAGAGGgaaaatatcaaatttaatcTTCAGTCAATTGTAATCTCTAAATTTGGCTCAGTAGCTTTTTAATGGTCTGAGGAGCTTCTAGTTCATATGGATATTTAGGTTATGTCCTTGCGCATggttatttttctgattttgacCCTGTCATATTTTTTCTGTCAATATCCTTTCTTACTTTCCTTCATTTCCTTGTGCAACAGGGGAGACTGATCTCCAATGCGTTCCTGATCGGTTTGAGTCTGTTGAGGATTATGTCAGAGTATTTGAACCCTTGCTATTTGAGGAATGCCGGGCACAGCTTTACAGTACGTGGGAGGAATTAACTGAAGGTGCTTCAATTAATGGTCATACAATGGTTCGTGTAAGGAGCATTGAAAGGAGAGAAAGAGGTACCAAGTCTAATCTTATGTTCCCTAGTTTACTTTAGCTGCAACACTAGTACCTGTGGTTTCTTATCCTTGTTCTGTGAACTGACTGAGGTGTAACTTTTTGTGGCTTAGGGTGGTATGATGTCGTAGTCCTTCCAGCAAATGAATCTAACAAGTGGACATTTAAGGAGGGTGATGTTGCAGTTCTTTCAACCCCCAGGCCTGGATTAGGTCTGATATGTGAATACATTTCTATCCATCATTTTATGTCAATTTATTATTTTATGGATATTAGATGTTTTTGATGATGTTATTAACGTAGTCTCATATGTCAAGCAGTCAGATCCAGAAGGAACAACTCCTCAACAGACGAGAATGAGGAGCCTGAAATCAGCGGACGTGTGGCTGGTACTGTCAGGCGACATATTCCTATCGATACACGTGATCCATCAGGAGCAATCCTTCATTTTTATGTTGGGGACACCTATGAATCCAATAGGTTGCTAAATAGTTCTATATGTCTATTAAATTTGATTAttctctaatattttttttagcaaGTATGCTGACATCTTCCCCCGCCCCTCCTTCTCTAATACTGTTGTACAGCTTGGTTGATGATGATCACATTCTGAGAAAGCTGCAACCCAAAGGCACTTGGTTTTTGACGGTGCTTGGTTCTCTTGCAACCACCCAGAGGGAGTACGTTGCACTGCATGCATTTCGTCGTCTGAATGTGCAGGTGACATATTCTTGGGAATCTTCAGTGCCTTTTAATATTCAGATCTATTTTGTTTGTGTGGATAATGATCTGACCATTGATTTTCACAGATGCAAGCTGCGATTCTTCAGCCCAGTCCTGAACATTTCCCAAAATATGAGCAGCAGAGCCCTGCTATGCCCGAATGCTTCACACCGAATTTTGTTGATCATTTGCATAGGAGCTTCAATGGACCCCAGCTCTCAGCCATCCAATGGGCTGCAGTGCATACTGCATCTGGTACAAGTGGTGGAAAGAGGCAAGATCCTTGGCCTTTTACTCTTGTTCAAGGACCTCCAGGAACTGGTAAGACACACACTGTTTGGGGAATGCTAAACGTCATTCATCTGGTTCAGTATCAGCAGTATTATACTTCTTTGCTCAAAAAGTTAGCACCTGAAAGCTATAAGCAAAATACTGAGAGCAACTCTGATAATGTTGCTACGGGGTCAATTGATGAGGTTCTTCAGAGCATGGATCAGAATCTCTTTCGTACACTACCAAAGCTGTGCCCAAAACCTAGAATGTTGGTGTGCGCTCCTTCTAATGCTGCAACAGACGAGCTTCTTTCACGTGTTCTTGACCGTGGATTCATTGATGGTGAGATGAAAGTATATCGGCCTGATGTAGCGCGAGTAGGTGTCGATTCACAGACACGTGCTGCCCAAGCCGTCTCTGTTGAGCGGAGAACTGAACAGCTTTTGGTCAAGAATCGTGATGAAGTTTTTGGGTATATGCATCAGTTAAGAGGTCGTGAAGCTCAGTTGTCTATGCAGATTGCTGCTCTTCAAAGAGACCTTACTGTTGCAGCAGCTGCTGTTCGTTCCCAAGGATCTGTGGGTGTTGATCCGGATGTTCTGGTGGCTCGGGACCAGAATCGAGATGCATTGTTGCAGAGCCTTGCAGCGGCGGTTGAAAGCAGGGATAAGACTCTGGTTGAGCTGTCCCGCCTTTTCATTTTAGAAGGAAAGTTTCGCGCTTCCAGCAATTTCAATTTGGAAGAAGCTCGTGCTAATCTTGAGGCAAGTTTTGCTAATGAGGCAGAAATTGTCTTCACTACTGTTTCAAGCAGTGGTCGCAAGTTGTTCTCTCGCCTTTCTCATGGTTTTGATATGGTTGTCATTGATGAGGCAGCCCAAGCCAGTGAAGTAGGAGTTCTTCCTCCCCTTGCTCTTGGTGCTGCACGATGTGTTCTTGTTGGTGATCCTCAGCAGCTTCCTGCAACAGTTATTAGCAAGGCCGCTGGAACTTTGTTATACAGTAGAAGTCTTTTTGAAAGATTCCAGCAAGCAAAATGTCCAACAATGTTGCTATCTGTGCAATATAGAATGCATCCTCAAATCCGAGATTTCCCCTCTAGGTACTTTTACCAAGGACGCCTCACTGACAGTGAGAGTGTTGCTAATTTACCTGATGAGATATACTACAAGGACCCTTTACTTAAACCTTACGTATTTTATGATATTACCCATGGGCGGGAGTCGCACAGAGGGGGATCGGTCTCTTATCAGAACATGCATGAGGCCCAGTTTTGTGTTCGTTTGTATGAGCATCTCCAGAAGACAGCAAAATCTTTGGGCATGGGGAAAATCTCTGTTGGCATAATCACCCCATACAAACTGCAACTTAAATGTCTTCAGCGTGAGTTCGATGATGCTTTGAAGTCAGAAGAAGGGAAGGATCTGTATATTAACACTGTTGATGCTTTCCAAGGCCAAGAACGAGATGTGATTATCATGTCCTGTGTGCGCGCTTCTGGTCACGGGGTTGGTTTTGTTGCAGATATCCGCCGCATGAACGTAGCTCTTACTCGTGCAAGAAGGGCTCTTTGGGTATGCATTTCTTTCCATCGAGTCATATTTGCTCATTTAATGTGCTCACATCATCTACCTGCAAATAGCCACCCATAgtgttgattttaatttatttttatttctctcaACAGGTCATGGGGAATGCTAATGCCTTAATGCAGTCAGATGACTGGGCTGCATTGATCACTGATGCCAAGGCCAGGAACTGTTATATGGACATGGAGACTCTTCCCAAAGAATTTCTGGGTCCAAAGGGACCCTCCTACAATCCATTACCAGGAAAGCTTTCATCTAATATGAGGGGGTTGAGATCTGCTGGACCAAGACATAGATCATTCGATATGCGCATGGAATCCAGGTCAGGAACACCTtcagaagaagatgagaaaTTCAGTGCACCAGTAATTTCTAGGAATGGTCATTACCGCCCTATGAAACCACAATTTGAGAATTCCTTGGACGACTTTGATCAGTCGGGTGATAAGTCCAGAGATGCTTGGCAATATGGTATCCAAAAGAAGCCTGCTGGGGTTGTTGGAAAGAGAGAGATCTAACTATTGATGGGTGCTCTGAATCCTCTTTCTGCATCATGGGAGATTCGTGGCATTCTTTGTTTTCCTACTGTGATATTTCTGCCACAGTGCTGGTTTTCTGTGCTGATTACAGAAGCTGGACTCCTAAAGTTAGCAGAGCCGAACTTTGTGCTAGATGAGCTTTTGGTTAGTTGTGACATTCGGCAATAAGGGGGAGGAGGATTGGCTGGCGCTTTCGGCTTGTGCAAGAAGACAATTCATCTTGATTGATGTTGTTCCTTTGATTTCTTGCAAGCAGCTGGATGCTTTTGGGTAGATGGTGGAAAAATCATACCCTTAATCCACCAGCTTACAGTCATCAGAGGTAAAACTTCTCTTGCAATAAATAAAAGACACTTCATATGCCAAAAGCCTAAAACATTCATAACTAAGTGTGTAGTTTTTTCCCCCGTCATTGTCATTTCTTCTCATGCATTGGGTACCGATGAAACTCAGGAATCCAAATGATGCTGTGGGCAAAGCTTCAAAGCATTGTATGCTATAATATCTGAGCTGCAACCTGTGATGCAAATAACTGTCATGGCTCGATAGACCTCTTTTGACAAACACACTG contains these protein-coding regions:
- the LOC112179077 gene encoding uncharacterized ATP-dependent helicase C29A10.10c isoform X1, with translation MGSRGRPLFDLNEPPAEDNDESDSIVSLPPQKALPSTNPHTSEMLAVAAGTQGIVNNHAFSHASSVSGFQPFIRPKYTHGSEGSAEQKEARDRIPNNASLCTSSGNEDIKAVPAVVSTAADAPSVEREEGEWSDADGSADAHGSGSLREQGKTSLEQERSGAASGVAPDGSPCNIKISESLKDESSSSRNSDNNVKGHTSMDCQEEPGLVLKQEKVKGIEVSRPLKGANNPVKRKMDQHNEAKLGKKRSRQTMFLNLEDVKQAGPIKSSTPRRQSIPAAVTTRTMKEVRTISPPSVPPPTDRIGEKQSQPIIKDQKHPDVLCSEGGLAGDSSESKAECNGDVNHAAARLKRQNGDTDSSAEVLPPIPRQSSWKQPTDMRLPKNSQVANRKPVTQSSMDSKLGNKKLIPAKKQMTVSNMYQDTSVERLIREVTNEKFWHNPGETDLQCVPDRFESVEDYVRVFEPLLFEECRAQLYSTWEELTEGASINGHTMVRVRSIERRERGWYDVVVLPANESNKWTFKEGDVAVLSTPRPGLVRSRRNNSSTDENEEPEISGRVAGTVRRHIPIDTRDPSGAILHFYVGDTYESNSLVDDDHILRKLQPKGTWFLTVLGSLATTQREYVALHAFRRLNVQMQAAILQPSPEHFPKYEQQSPAMPECFTPNFVDHLHRSFNGPQLSAIQWAAVHTASGTSGGKRQDPWPFTLVQGPPGTGKTHTVWGMLNVIHLVQYQQYYTSLLKKLAPESYKQNTESNSDNVATGSIDEVLQSMDQNLFRTLPKLCPKPRMLVCAPSNAATDELLSRVLDRGFIDGEMKVYRPDVARVGVDSQTRAAQAVSVERRTEQLLVKNRDEVFGYMHQLRGREAQLSMQIAALQRDLTVAAAAVRSQGSVGVDPDVLVARDQNRDALLQSLAAAVESRDKTLVELSRLFILEGKFRASSNFNLEEARANLEASFANEAEIVFTTVSSSGRKLFSRLSHGFDMVVIDEAAQASEVGVLPPLALGAARCVLVGDPQQLPATVISKAAGTLLYSRSLFERFQQAKCPTMLLSVQYRMHPQIRDFPSRYFYQGRLTDSESVANLPDEIYYKDPLLKPYVFYDITHGRESHRGGSVSYQNMHEAQFCVRLYEHLQKTAKSLGMGKISVGIITPYKLQLKCLQREFDDALKSEEGKDLYINTVDAFQGQERDVIIMSCVRASGHGVGFVADIRRMNVALTRARRALWVMGNANALMQSDDWAALITDAKARNCYMDMETLPKEFLGPKGPSYNPLPGKLSSNMRGLRSAGPRHRSFDMRMESRSGTPSEEDEKFSAPVISRNGHYRPMKPQFENSLDDFDQSGDKSRDAWQYGIQKKPAGVVGKREI
- the LOC112179077 gene encoding uncharacterized ATP-dependent helicase C29A10.10c isoform X2, producing MGSRGRPLFDLNEPPAEDNDESDSIVSLPPQKALPSTNPHTSEMLAVAAGSAEQKEARDRIPNNASLCTSSGNEDIKAVPAVVSTAADAPSVEREEGEWSDADGSADAHGSGSLREQGKTSLEQERSGAASGVAPDGSPCNIKISESLKDESSSSRNSDNNVKGHTSMDCQEEPGLVLKQEKVKGIEVSRPLKGANNPVKRKMDQHNEAKLGKKRSRQTMFLNLEDVKQAGPIKSSTPRRQSIPAAVTTRTMKEVRTISPPSVPPPTDRIGEKQSQPIIKDQKHPDVLCSEGGLAGDSSESKAECNGDVNHAAARLKRQNGDTDSSAEVLPPIPRQSSWKQPTDMRLPKNSQVANRKPVTQSSMDSKLGNKKLIPAKKQMTVSNMYQDTSVERLIREVTNEKFWHNPGETDLQCVPDRFESVEDYVRVFEPLLFEECRAQLYSTWEELTEGASINGHTMVRVRSIERRERGWYDVVVLPANESNKWTFKEGDVAVLSTPRPGLVRSRRNNSSTDENEEPEISGRVAGTVRRHIPIDTRDPSGAILHFYVGDTYESNSLVDDDHILRKLQPKGTWFLTVLGSLATTQREYVALHAFRRLNVQMQAAILQPSPEHFPKYEQQSPAMPECFTPNFVDHLHRSFNGPQLSAIQWAAVHTASGTSGGKRQDPWPFTLVQGPPGTGKTHTVWGMLNVIHLVQYQQYYTSLLKKLAPESYKQNTESNSDNVATGSIDEVLQSMDQNLFRTLPKLCPKPRMLVCAPSNAATDELLSRVLDRGFIDGEMKVYRPDVARVGVDSQTRAAQAVSVERRTEQLLVKNRDEVFGYMHQLRGREAQLSMQIAALQRDLTVAAAAVRSQGSVGVDPDVLVARDQNRDALLQSLAAAVESRDKTLVELSRLFILEGKFRASSNFNLEEARANLEASFANEAEIVFTTVSSSGRKLFSRLSHGFDMVVIDEAAQASEVGVLPPLALGAARCVLVGDPQQLPATVISKAAGTLLYSRSLFERFQQAKCPTMLLSVQYRMHPQIRDFPSRYFYQGRLTDSESVANLPDEIYYKDPLLKPYVFYDITHGRESHRGGSVSYQNMHEAQFCVRLYEHLQKTAKSLGMGKISVGIITPYKLQLKCLQREFDDALKSEEGKDLYINTVDAFQGQERDVIIMSCVRASGHGVGFVADIRRMNVALTRARRALWVMGNANALMQSDDWAALITDAKARNCYMDMETLPKEFLGPKGPSYNPLPGKLSSNMRGLRSAGPRHRSFDMRMESRSGTPSEEDEKFSAPVISRNGHYRPMKPQFENSLDDFDQSGDKSRDAWQYGIQKKPAGVVGKREI